The genomic segment GCTCAACATCCCGGTCTCGCTGATGTCGGGCGAGCGCCGGACCGATCTCAGCTTCCGCATGCTCGACTCGCGCGACAAGAAGCCGATCCGGTTCGAGCGCGTCAACGCCGACACTGGCGAGGAAGTGCCGTGGAAGGACATCGTCAAGGCCTTCGAGTACGACAAGGGCAGCTATGTCGTCATCGAGAAGGAAGACATCGCCTCGGCCGCGCCGGAATCGCACGAATCCGTCGACGTGGAAGCTTTCGTCGATGCCGGCAGCATCGGCACGCGGTTCTACGAGAAGCCCTACATCCTGGTACCCGGCAAGAAGGCCGAGAAAGGCTACGTGCTGTTGCGCGAGACGCTGAAGAAGACCGGCAAGATCGGCATCGCCCGCGTCGTGATCCGCACCCGGGAATATCTGTGCGCGGTGATGCCCGAGGACGACGCCCTGGTGCTGATGCTGCTGCGCTATCCGCAGGAACTCGTGGATCCCGCCGACTACAAGCTGCCGACCGGCAGTGCGTCGAGCTATCGCATCGCCGACAAGGAAGTGCAGATGGCGACGCAGCTGATCGATTCGATGGCCGCCGACTGGGCGCCGGACGCTTATCACGACGAATTCCGCGAACGCCTGTCGGACATCATCAAGAAGCGCATCAAGGCCAAGGGCGTGAAGACCAAGGTCGTCGACGCGCCAGCCCATCACGAGGATGCGGCGACCAACGTCGTCGACTTCGTCGCGCTGCTGCAGAAGAGCCTCAAGGACAACACGCGCACGCCCGCCGGAAGCAGCGACAAGGTGCCGGTGAAAAAGTCCGCCACGAAGAAGGCCGCGAAGAAGACGACGAAGAAAGCCGCCAAGACGCCTGCGACCAAGGCAGCAAAGAAGACCACGCGCAAGGCGTCCTGAGATGTCGCTGACCGAGTACCGGCGCAAGCGGAAGTTCGACGCGACCCGCGAACCGGAACCGGGCAAACCCGCGCCACGCGGACGCCGCGCGATCTTCGTCGTGCAGCTGCACCACGCCAGCCGGCGCCATTACGACTTCCGTCTGCAGGTCGGCGATGCGCTCAAGAGCTGGGCGGTGCCGAAAGGACCGAGCTACGACCCGGACGTGAAGCGCATGGCGGTCGAGGTGGAGGACCATCCACTCGACTACGCCGAGTTCGAAGGCGAGATCCCGAAGGGCCAGTACGGCGGCGGTCACGTCGCGCAGTTCGATACCGGCGTGTGGGCTGCCGATGGCGATGCCGAAGCGGGGCTGGCCAAGGGCCATCTGCGTTTCGAACTGTTCGGCCGCAAGCTCAAGGGACGCTGGCACCTCGTGCGCTCGGGCAAGCCGGCGCGCCAGCCGCAATGGCTGCTGTTCAAGGATCGCGACGATTACGCCGGCAAACTGGAAGCCGACGACCTGCTCGCCGATGTGCCCGCGCCGCCGGCCGAGGACGCAAAACGCGCCGGCACCGGCAAGTCGCGCAAACGCAAGCAAACCGAGGTCGACGTGCCGACCCAGCGCGCCCACGACTGGGCGGCTGAGGCGCGCAAGTTGCCCGGTGCGCAGCGCGGGCCGGCGCCGACCGGCGCGTTCGAACCGCAGCTCGCGAAGCTCGGTGACGCCGCGCCCGCTGGCGAGGCGTGGCTGCACGAACTCAAATGGGACGGCTACCGGCTGCTGGCCACCGTCGCGCGCGGTCAGGTGCAGCTCTGGTCGCGCAATGCGCTGGAGTGGA from the Luteimonas fraxinea genome contains:
- a CDS encoding Ku protein; the encoded protein is MARPIWSGSLSFGLLNIPVSLMSGERRTDLSFRMLDSRDKKPIRFERVNADTGEEVPWKDIVKAFEYDKGSYVVIEKEDIASAAPESHESVDVEAFVDAGSIGTRFYEKPYILVPGKKAEKGYVLLRETLKKTGKIGIARVVIRTREYLCAVMPEDDALVLMLLRYPQELVDPADYKLPTGSASSYRIADKEVQMATQLIDSMAADWAPDAYHDEFRERLSDIIKKRIKAKGVKTKVVDAPAHHEDAATNVVDFVALLQKSLKDNTRTPAGSSDKVPVKKSATKKAAKKTTKKAAKTPATKAAKKTTRKAS